A part of Xenopus tropicalis strain Nigerian chromosome 4, UCB_Xtro_10.0, whole genome shotgun sequence genomic DNA contains:
- the dynlrb2 gene encoding dynein light chain roadblock-type 2 isoform X1 has translation MICNYATLGVTTPLELLVSCGPTQKAEVEETLKRIQSHKGVIGTIVVNAEGIPIRTTLDNSTTVQYAGLLHQLSMKAKSTVRDIDPQNDLTFLRIRSKKHEIMVAPDKEYLLIVIQNPSE, from the exons ATGATTTGCAACTACGCCACACTGGGTGTTACTACTCCGCTTGAGCTGCTGGTCTCTTGCGGCCCCACCCAAAAG GCAGAAGTTGAAGAAACACTAAAGAGAATCCAGTCCCACAAAGGAGTCATTGGAACTATAGTTGTAAATGCAGAAG GAATTCCAATAAGAACAACGCTTGATAACTCGACTACGGTGCAGTATGCTGGTCTCCTGCACCAGCTGTCAATGAAAGCCAAAAGCACAGTGCGAGATATTGACCCACAAAATGATTTAACCTTTCTCAGGATTCGATCAAAGAAGCATGAGATAATGGTTGCTCCAG ACAAAGAATATCTTTTGATTGTCATCCAGAACCCATCAGAATAG
- the dynlrb2 gene encoding dynein light chain roadblock-type 2, whose amino-acid sequence MAEVEETLKRIQSHKGVIGTIVVNAEGIPIRTTLDNSTTVQYAGLLHQLSMKAKSTVRDIDPQNDLTFLRIRSKKHEIMVAPDKEYLLIVIQNPSE is encoded by the exons ATG GCAGAAGTTGAAGAAACACTAAAGAGAATCCAGTCCCACAAAGGAGTCATTGGAACTATAGTTGTAAATGCAGAAG GAATTCCAATAAGAACAACGCTTGATAACTCGACTACGGTGCAGTATGCTGGTCTCCTGCACCAGCTGTCAATGAAAGCCAAAAGCACAGTGCGAGATATTGACCCACAAAATGATTTAACCTTTCTCAGGATTCGATCAAAGAAGCATGAGATAATGGTTGCTCCAG ACAAAGAATATCTTTTGATTGTCATCCAGAACCCATCAGAATAG